A part of Sander vitreus isolate 19-12246 chromosome 8, sanVit1, whole genome shotgun sequence genomic DNA contains:
- the LOC144521562 gene encoding interferon-induced transmembrane protein 5-like, producing the protein MDNHSYNFPSDCTPLTNCKSARKPAGSTVVNMGNTGKNAPRDYLVWSLCNTLYVNFCCLGFMALVYSIKARDQKTQGNLQLAQECSDKAKWYNILAAGWNLLIPLLAVVLLVLLLIHLGTSEGSFDFFGEDGFQNFMKLFSW; encoded by the exons ATGGACAACCATTCGTACAACTTCCCCTCAGACTGCACCCCGCTTACCAACTGTAAGTCTGCCCGTAAGCCGGCTGGATCCACTGTGGTGAACATGGGCAACACCGGCAAGAATGCTCCACGGGACTATCTAGTCTGGTCGCTGTGCAACACCTTGTACGTTAACTTCTGCTGCCTGGGATTCATGGCTCTCGTCTACTCCATCAAG GCCAGGGACCAGAAGACTCAGGGCAACCTGCAGCTGGCCCAAGAGTGCTCAGACAAGGCTAAGTGGTACAACATCCTGGCAGCTGGCTGGAACCTGCTGATTCCACTTCTGGCCGTCGTCCTGCTCGTCCTCCTGCTCATCCACCTGGGCACGTCCGAAGGCTCCTTTGACTTCTTCGGAGAGGACGGCTTCCAAAACTTCATGAAACTGTTCAGTTGGTAA
- the fanci gene encoding Fanconi anemia group I protein isoform X2 has protein sequence MKAAMEKIVLLSDGDSTVELQKCLSSFTNDQLITGITNYALKGKKVGAMIKGIFKGSTPSSTEGSNRRLLVYQHCIPLCESGDLQTEVAADIIGLLMLETHTLPGPSLAKLASLFVEAIKVGKMGSGKSLELFPTVLTALSACEALSYGKGELSGEEYKKQLINSLCSSRWDPQCVIHLTTMFRDVPLSSEELQFLVEKVLRMITKLDLQEIPPLVYQLLLLSAKGCKKQVLDGIISYFKEQDVRQEEEQKQGESLDLEVQSIPQDQLRHVEGTAILHIVFAIRLDHDLGREFLKSFKTSYGDLCPFSVALLLSVARIQRYEEQVFDLLKGAIVKSFKDEQLQLASKFLQDLLPGHCSVAQMILDTVKNSMFGWDHVTQGLVQLGFFLMDAFGPKPGPFGKTTEGSATIARTPTQQACKLGGQVLLQGFKMHEPIRGEILEQVLNRLVTKTASPVNHYLDLFSDIVVSAPMILLESSSKVTETFDHLSYLPLATVQGLLKAVQPLLKVSMSLKDSLILVLRKAMFSSQLDGRKSAVTGFLLLLKNFKVLGSLASSQCSQAVSTSQIQVDVHSRYNSAANEAFCLEILSSLRRCLSQQADVRLMLYELKRYYEPEQDLLPPVKLEPCITALGDQVYLQEPLAHLVSCTVHCLLWLQNMRRTANPKDGDSDEEEEEEEEGYQSELQTILESMTRRMIKSELEDFELDKSAEFSVGSSVGVKNSIYAVLVMGVYEILMEYNFVKANYSKSRFEELMELFNRSHKLSEILKEKSGKGRVPSHKTPRSLLSLGFISTLLTVLFRDSTQSREEALSVLRSSGEFVRYAVNVAVQKIQQLEETGNTDGPDGQNTDRTFRFLCDMTSVLMWRYTNIPSVVEDAGRKEKRSSLSLLCLEGLLKIFTTCQQRYPDKMAQLLSTMDISEEDAEPDDGSATEMNFFYIRQFQRALFTQLSGGEEEFNSKEAQLLVSILSVLSRQLKPSSQQFVQMITWTVKICKETSFEDSAFSKGLLSLLFNLHVLYKSPVSLLLELCQDIHSQLGDIDQDVEVEKQSHFAIVNMKTATTAALLVLYQVDRVLDEVDWLIARKKSQTASDKSGSGEATQTTGQQDPIEKAVTLQLGTLLTALNELVQTALLPGTCTITLLRELSRTYTILTTLVKYYIQVCSSQHGALPARFEKLVKLSGSHLTPQCYSFITYAQSGEFSGGGADDKKKKKRNEVNTAASAKLLRETKAIPNVVFGIEQYEKYLITLSKKSKVNLMQYMKLSTSRDFRINAASLDAAIQEQDESQETTESQETHEPKQKKRKQ, from the exons ATGAAGGCTGCAATGGAGAAAATCGTCCTACTGTCAGATGGAGACAGTACCGTAGAACTTCAGAAGTGCCTGTCGTCCTTTACAAATGACCAG CTAATCACTGGGATTACGAATTACGCACTAAAGGGTAAAAAGGTTGGCGCCATGATTAAAGGCATATTCAAAG gctctaCACCCAGTTCCACTGAAGGGTCAAACCGCAGACTTCTTGTTTATCAACACTGCATCCCTCTTTGTGAGTCAGGGGATCTTCAGACTGAGGTGGCAGCTGATATCATTGGACTGCTGATGCTGGag ACTCATACACTCCCTGGACCCTCTCTTGCAAAACTGGCATCTCTTTTTGTTGAAGCAATTAAGGTGGGAAAAATGGGTAGTGGCAAATCCCTGGAGCTATTTCCTACTGTGCTTACTGCCCTTTCAGCCTGTGAAGCCTTGTCTTATGGCAAAG GTGAACTCAGTGGCGAGGAATAcaagaaacagctgatcaacagCCTCTGCTCAAGCAG ATGGGACCCGCAATGTGTCATCCACCTGACGACCATGTTCAG GGATGTGCCCTTGTCATCAGAGGAGCTGCAGTTTTTGGTGGAGAAAGTACTGAGGATGATAACCAAGCTGGATCTGCAGGAGATCCCACCACTGGTTTATCAACTGCTGCTTTTATCCGCAaag gGTTGTAAGAAACAGGTACTAGATGGAATCATCAGTTATTTTAAAGAGCAAGACGTTCGCcaggaagaggagcagaaaCAGGGAGA GAGCCTGGATCTAGAGGTTCAGTCCATTCCACAGGACCAGTTGAGGCACGTGGAGGGCACGGCTATCCTCCACATAGTCTTTGCTATACGACTCGACCATGACCTCGGGAGAGAGTTCCTCAAATCCTTTAAG ACATCCTATGGAGATCTGTGCCCTTTCAGTGTTGCCCTGTTGCTCTCAGTCGCACGCATCCAGCGTTATGAAGAGCAG GTGTTTGACCTTTTAAAAGGGGCCATCGTCAAGAGCTTCAAAGATGAGCAGCTGCAGCTGGCGTCAAAGTTCCTGCAGGACCTCCTGCCTGGGCACTGCAGTGTGGCTCAGATGATACTGGACACAGTCAAAAACAG CATGTTTGGTTGGGATCATGTGACCCAGGGGCTGGTGCAGCTGGGCTTCTTCCTTATGGATGCATTTGGACCCAAACCTGGACCATTTGGCAAGACCACAGAAGGGTCTGCTACCATAGCCCGGACACCCACTCAGCAGGCATGTAAGCTGGGAGGACAGGTGCTCCTGCAGGGCTTTAAG ATGCACGAGCCTATCAGAGGCGAGATACTGGAGCAGGTCTTGAATCGATTGGTCACAAAGACAGCCTCACCTGTCAATCATTACTTAG ACCTTTTCTCTGACATTGTGGTCTCTGCTCCCATGATCCTCCTGGAGTCATCTTCCAAGGTGACGGAGACATTCGACCACCTGTCATACCTCCCCTTGGCTACTGTTCAGGGTCTACTCAAAGCAGTCCag CCCCTGCTCAAAGTCAGTATGTCTTTGAAGGATTCTTTGATTCTAGTTCTCCGCAAGGCCATGTTTTCCAG CCAACTGGACGGCAGGAAGTCTGCAGTGACTGGCTTCTTGTTGCTGCTGAAGAACTTTAAAGTGTTGGGCAGCTTGGCCTCGAGCCAGTGTAGCCAGGCAGTCTCCACTAGCCAG ATCCAAGTGGACGTTCACTCTCGTTACAACTCTGCTGCCAATGAAGCGTTCTGTCTGGAAATCCTCAGCAGCCTGCGTCGCTGCCTCAGCCAGCAGGCTGATGTGCGCCTCATGCTCTATGAG CTAAAGCGGTACTACGAGCCTGAACAAGACCTCCTGCCCCCGGTGAAACTGGAACCGTGCATCACAGCACTCGGAGACCAAGTCTACCTCCAGGAGCCACTG GCCCATCTGGTGAGCTGTACTGTACATTGCCTGCTGTGGCTGCAGAACATGCGCCGAACGGCCAACCCCAAAGATGGCGACAgcgatgaggaggaggaggaagaagaagagggataCCAGTCTGAACTACAGACAATCCTAGAGAGCATGACAAGACGCATGATCAAGAGTGAACTGGAGGATTTTGAACTG GACAAGTCAGCTGAGTTCTCCGTGGGATCTAGTGTTGGGGTGAAGAATAGTATCTATGCTGTGCTGGTAATGGGAGTGTATGAGATCCTTATGGAGTACAACTTCGTCAAAGCCAACTACAG TAAAAGCCGCTTTGAGGAGCTCATGGAGCTGTTCAACCGCTCCCACAAACTGTctgagatcctgaaggagaaatCCGGAAAGGGTCGAGTGCCTTCACACAAGACCCCCCGCAGTTTACTCTCTTTGGGCTTCATATCAACTCTCCTCACTGTGCTCTTTAG agACAGTActcagagcagagaggaggcTCTCTCAGTGCTTCGCTCAAGTGGAGAATTTGTGCGTTATGCAGTAAATGTGGCTGTACAGAAGATCCAGCAGCTGGAGGAAACTGGTAACACAGATGGCCCAGACGGACAGAACACAGACAGAACTTTCCGCTTCCTCTGTGACATGACAAG cgTGCTGATGTGGCGTTACACCAACATCCCCAGCGTCGTAGAAGACGCGGGGAGGAAGGAGAAGCGCTCCAGCCTGTCCCTGCTGTGTCTGGAAGGTCTGCTCAAGATCTTCACAACTTGTCAGCAGCGCTATCCAGACAAGATGGCCCAGCTCCTCTCCACCATGG ACATCTCAGAAGAGGACGCCGAGCCAGACGATGGCAGCGCTACAGAGATGAACTTCTTTTACATCAGACAGTTTCAG AGGGCGCTGTTCACACAGTTAAGTGGAGGTGAGGAAGAATTTAACAGCAAAGAGGCTCAGCTGCTGGTCAGCATCTTGAGTGTGCTCTCTCGCCAGCTAAAGCCCTCCTCCCAACAG TTTGTGCAGATGATCACGTGGACTGTGAAAATCTGCAAGGAGACCAGTTTTG AGGATTCTGCTTTCTCCAAGGGcctgctctctcttctctttaaccTGCATGTTCTTTATAAGAGTCCTGTAAGCCTGTTGCTGGAACTCTGCCAAGACATCCACAGCCAACTGGGAGATATTGATCAG GAtgtggaggtggaaaaacagtCTCACTTTGCCATTGTCAACATGAAGACTGCAACCACAGCAGCA CTGCTGGTCCTGTATCAGGTTGACAGAGTGCTCGATGAAGTGGACTGGCTGATTGCCAGAAAGAAAAGCCAGACAGCATCTGACAAATCGGGTTCTG GGGAGGCCACCCAGACGACAGGCCAGCAGGATCCAATAGAGAAAGCAGTGACGCTGCAGCTCGGGACTCTTTTGACAGCATTAAATGAGCTGGTCCAGACGGCCCTGCTGCCTGGCACCTGTACCATTACACTGCTGAGAGAACTGAGTCGCACGTACACCATCCTCACCACCCTGGTCAAATAT taCATCCAGGTGTGTTCCAGCCAGCACGGTGCACTGCCAGCACGCTTTGAAAAGCTG
- the fanci gene encoding Fanconi anemia group I protein isoform X1, producing the protein MKAAMEKIVLLSDGDSTVELQKCLSSFTNDQLITGITNYALKGKKVGAMIKGIFKGSTPSSTEGSNRRLLVYQHCIPLCESGDLQTEVAADIIGLLMLETHTLPGPSLAKLASLFVEAIKVGKMGSGKSLELFPTVLTALSACEALSYGKGELSGEEYKKQLINSLCSSRWDPQCVIHLTTMFRDVPLSSEELQFLVEKVLRMITKLDLQEIPPLVYQLLLLSAKGCKKQVLDGIISYFKEQDVRQEEEQKQGESLDLEVQSIPQDQLRHVEGTAILHIVFAIRLDHDLGREFLKSFKTSYGDLCPFSVALLLSVARIQRYEEQVFDLLKGAIVKSFKDEQLQLASKFLQDLLPGHCSVAQMILDTVKNSMFGWDHVTQGLVQLGFFLMDAFGPKPGPFGKTTEGSATIARTPTQQACKLGGQVLLQGFKMHEPIRGEILEQVLNRLVTKTASPVNHYLDLFSDIVVSAPMILLESSSKVTETFDHLSYLPLATVQGLLKAVQPLLKVSMSLKDSLILVLRKAMFSSQLDGRKSAVTGFLLLLKNFKVLGSLASSQCSQAVSTSQIQVDVHSRYNSAANEAFCLEILSSLRRCLSQQADVRLMLYEGFYDVLRRNSQLASSIMQTLFSQLKRYYEPEQDLLPPVKLEPCITALGDQVYLQEPLAHLVSCTVHCLLWLQNMRRTANPKDGDSDEEEEEEEEGYQSELQTILESMTRRMIKSELEDFELDKSAEFSVGSSVGVKNSIYAVLVMGVYEILMEYNFVKANYSKSRFEELMELFNRSHKLSEILKEKSGKGRVPSHKTPRSLLSLGFISTLLTVLFRDSTQSREEALSVLRSSGEFVRYAVNVAVQKIQQLEETGNTDGPDGQNTDRTFRFLCDMTSVLMWRYTNIPSVVEDAGRKEKRSSLSLLCLEGLLKIFTTCQQRYPDKMAQLLSTMDISEEDAEPDDGSATEMNFFYIRQFQRALFTQLSGGEEEFNSKEAQLLVSILSVLSRQLKPSSQQFVQMITWTVKICKETSFEDSAFSKGLLSLLFNLHVLYKSPVSLLLELCQDIHSQLGDIDQDVEVEKQSHFAIVNMKTATTAALLVLYQVDRVLDEVDWLIARKKSQTASDKSGSGEATQTTGQQDPIEKAVTLQLGTLLTALNELVQTALLPGTCTITLLRELSRTYTILTTLVKYYIQVCSSQHGALPARFEKLVKLSGSHLTPQCYSFITYAQSGEFSGGGADDKKKKKRNEVNTAASAKLLRETKAIPNVVFGIEQYEKYLITLSKKSKVNLMQYMKLSTSRDFRINAASLDAAIQEQDESQETTESQETHEPKQKKRKQ; encoded by the exons ATGAAGGCTGCAATGGAGAAAATCGTCCTACTGTCAGATGGAGACAGTACCGTAGAACTTCAGAAGTGCCTGTCGTCCTTTACAAATGACCAG CTAATCACTGGGATTACGAATTACGCACTAAAGGGTAAAAAGGTTGGCGCCATGATTAAAGGCATATTCAAAG gctctaCACCCAGTTCCACTGAAGGGTCAAACCGCAGACTTCTTGTTTATCAACACTGCATCCCTCTTTGTGAGTCAGGGGATCTTCAGACTGAGGTGGCAGCTGATATCATTGGACTGCTGATGCTGGag ACTCATACACTCCCTGGACCCTCTCTTGCAAAACTGGCATCTCTTTTTGTTGAAGCAATTAAGGTGGGAAAAATGGGTAGTGGCAAATCCCTGGAGCTATTTCCTACTGTGCTTACTGCCCTTTCAGCCTGTGAAGCCTTGTCTTATGGCAAAG GTGAACTCAGTGGCGAGGAATAcaagaaacagctgatcaacagCCTCTGCTCAAGCAG ATGGGACCCGCAATGTGTCATCCACCTGACGACCATGTTCAG GGATGTGCCCTTGTCATCAGAGGAGCTGCAGTTTTTGGTGGAGAAAGTACTGAGGATGATAACCAAGCTGGATCTGCAGGAGATCCCACCACTGGTTTATCAACTGCTGCTTTTATCCGCAaag gGTTGTAAGAAACAGGTACTAGATGGAATCATCAGTTATTTTAAAGAGCAAGACGTTCGCcaggaagaggagcagaaaCAGGGAGA GAGCCTGGATCTAGAGGTTCAGTCCATTCCACAGGACCAGTTGAGGCACGTGGAGGGCACGGCTATCCTCCACATAGTCTTTGCTATACGACTCGACCATGACCTCGGGAGAGAGTTCCTCAAATCCTTTAAG ACATCCTATGGAGATCTGTGCCCTTTCAGTGTTGCCCTGTTGCTCTCAGTCGCACGCATCCAGCGTTATGAAGAGCAG GTGTTTGACCTTTTAAAAGGGGCCATCGTCAAGAGCTTCAAAGATGAGCAGCTGCAGCTGGCGTCAAAGTTCCTGCAGGACCTCCTGCCTGGGCACTGCAGTGTGGCTCAGATGATACTGGACACAGTCAAAAACAG CATGTTTGGTTGGGATCATGTGACCCAGGGGCTGGTGCAGCTGGGCTTCTTCCTTATGGATGCATTTGGACCCAAACCTGGACCATTTGGCAAGACCACAGAAGGGTCTGCTACCATAGCCCGGACACCCACTCAGCAGGCATGTAAGCTGGGAGGACAGGTGCTCCTGCAGGGCTTTAAG ATGCACGAGCCTATCAGAGGCGAGATACTGGAGCAGGTCTTGAATCGATTGGTCACAAAGACAGCCTCACCTGTCAATCATTACTTAG ACCTTTTCTCTGACATTGTGGTCTCTGCTCCCATGATCCTCCTGGAGTCATCTTCCAAGGTGACGGAGACATTCGACCACCTGTCATACCTCCCCTTGGCTACTGTTCAGGGTCTACTCAAAGCAGTCCag CCCCTGCTCAAAGTCAGTATGTCTTTGAAGGATTCTTTGATTCTAGTTCTCCGCAAGGCCATGTTTTCCAG CCAACTGGACGGCAGGAAGTCTGCAGTGACTGGCTTCTTGTTGCTGCTGAAGAACTTTAAAGTGTTGGGCAGCTTGGCCTCGAGCCAGTGTAGCCAGGCAGTCTCCACTAGCCAG ATCCAAGTGGACGTTCACTCTCGTTACAACTCTGCTGCCAATGAAGCGTTCTGTCTGGAAATCCTCAGCAGCCTGCGTCGCTGCCTCAGCCAGCAGGCTGATGTGCGCCTCATGCTCTATGAG GGTTTCTACGATGTCCTCCGTCGCAACTCTCAACTCGCAAGCTCCATCATGCAGACACTGTTCtcgcag CTAAAGCGGTACTACGAGCCTGAACAAGACCTCCTGCCCCCGGTGAAACTGGAACCGTGCATCACAGCACTCGGAGACCAAGTCTACCTCCAGGAGCCACTG GCCCATCTGGTGAGCTGTACTGTACATTGCCTGCTGTGGCTGCAGAACATGCGCCGAACGGCCAACCCCAAAGATGGCGACAgcgatgaggaggaggaggaagaagaagagggataCCAGTCTGAACTACAGACAATCCTAGAGAGCATGACAAGACGCATGATCAAGAGTGAACTGGAGGATTTTGAACTG GACAAGTCAGCTGAGTTCTCCGTGGGATCTAGTGTTGGGGTGAAGAATAGTATCTATGCTGTGCTGGTAATGGGAGTGTATGAGATCCTTATGGAGTACAACTTCGTCAAAGCCAACTACAG TAAAAGCCGCTTTGAGGAGCTCATGGAGCTGTTCAACCGCTCCCACAAACTGTctgagatcctgaaggagaaatCCGGAAAGGGTCGAGTGCCTTCACACAAGACCCCCCGCAGTTTACTCTCTTTGGGCTTCATATCAACTCTCCTCACTGTGCTCTTTAG agACAGTActcagagcagagaggaggcTCTCTCAGTGCTTCGCTCAAGTGGAGAATTTGTGCGTTATGCAGTAAATGTGGCTGTACAGAAGATCCAGCAGCTGGAGGAAACTGGTAACACAGATGGCCCAGACGGACAGAACACAGACAGAACTTTCCGCTTCCTCTGTGACATGACAAG cgTGCTGATGTGGCGTTACACCAACATCCCCAGCGTCGTAGAAGACGCGGGGAGGAAGGAGAAGCGCTCCAGCCTGTCCCTGCTGTGTCTGGAAGGTCTGCTCAAGATCTTCACAACTTGTCAGCAGCGCTATCCAGACAAGATGGCCCAGCTCCTCTCCACCATGG ACATCTCAGAAGAGGACGCCGAGCCAGACGATGGCAGCGCTACAGAGATGAACTTCTTTTACATCAGACAGTTTCAG AGGGCGCTGTTCACACAGTTAAGTGGAGGTGAGGAAGAATTTAACAGCAAAGAGGCTCAGCTGCTGGTCAGCATCTTGAGTGTGCTCTCTCGCCAGCTAAAGCCCTCCTCCCAACAG TTTGTGCAGATGATCACGTGGACTGTGAAAATCTGCAAGGAGACCAGTTTTG AGGATTCTGCTTTCTCCAAGGGcctgctctctcttctctttaaccTGCATGTTCTTTATAAGAGTCCTGTAAGCCTGTTGCTGGAACTCTGCCAAGACATCCACAGCCAACTGGGAGATATTGATCAG GAtgtggaggtggaaaaacagtCTCACTTTGCCATTGTCAACATGAAGACTGCAACCACAGCAGCA CTGCTGGTCCTGTATCAGGTTGACAGAGTGCTCGATGAAGTGGACTGGCTGATTGCCAGAAAGAAAAGCCAGACAGCATCTGACAAATCGGGTTCTG GGGAGGCCACCCAGACGACAGGCCAGCAGGATCCAATAGAGAAAGCAGTGACGCTGCAGCTCGGGACTCTTTTGACAGCATTAAATGAGCTGGTCCAGACGGCCCTGCTGCCTGGCACCTGTACCATTACACTGCTGAGAGAACTGAGTCGCACGTACACCATCCTCACCACCCTGGTCAAATAT taCATCCAGGTGTGTTCCAGCCAGCACGGTGCACTGCCAGCACGCTTTGAAAAGCTG